CGCCCAGGTGACCCGGTCCGGCAGCGTCATCGGGACGCCCGCCTACCTGGCGCCCGAACTCTTCGCCCCCGGCTCCGCCGGCCCCAACGCTGCGTCCGACCTGTGGGCGCTGGGGATCACGCTGTACGAGCTGGTCAAGGGCCGTGTCCCCTTCGGCGGAGGCGAGGTCTGGGAGGTCCAGGAGAACATCCGGCAATCCCCGGACCCCGACCTCCAGGGCGCCTGGCTCCTGGCCCCCGTGATCCAAGGGCTGCTGATCACGGACCCCGCCGAGCGCCTGGACGCGTCCACGGCGGAGGTGATGCTGCGGGAGGTGCTCGCCGCCTCGCCCACGCGGCAGGCGGTCCAGGCCGCGGCGGCCGTCCGCCCGCCCAGGACCGCCTCCGAACCGGATCCCGGTCCTGCTTCCGAAGCCCCCGGGTCCGTCGAAGCCGACCCCGACCCCGACGCCTCCGCCCCGGCCCCCGCGACGCCGAGCGGCAAGCGCAGCCCTCGCCGCCGCGGCCCCTGGATCGCGGCGGCTGCGGCCCTGTGCGCGGCCCTGCTGGCCACGACCGGCTGGCTCGTGGCGAAGGACGAGAAATCGGACGCGCCGTGGAAGAGCGAACACTCCCAGCTGTTGATCGGGGCCAAGAAGGATCAGCCGGGTCTCAGCTTCTACGACGCGAAGACGAAGACGTGGTCGGGCTACGACATCGACCTGGCCTACGCGATCGGCGAGGCCATGGGGTACGAGAGGGACGAAGTCCGCTTCTTCGATGTGACGACCCAGAACCGCGACGACCAGCTGTGGAACAGGGACGTGCACCTCGTCATCGCCTCGTACAGCATCACGGACGACCGGAAGAAGGGCGTGGGCGACGCGTTCCCGGTCGACTTCGCGGGCCCGTACTACGCGGCGAGCGGGGGGTTCCTGGTACGTGAGAAGTCCAGCCATGCCCCCATCAGGAACCCCGGCGACCTGATCCGCGGCCATCGCGAGGTGTGCACCGCGGACGACTCGACGTACAAGGAGGATCTGCCCCGCGAGGGCTACACCGTGACGAAACCTCTGCCCGCCACCTACCAGGAGTGCCTGGACGAGCTGCTGGACAAGAGGTCGCCCGTCTACGCGGTGGCCTCCGACGACGTCATCCTCGCGGGCTACGTCAAGCAGAACCCGGGCCGGGTCAAGCGGCTGGTGAGCACCGGAGGCTCGGAGGAGTACGGCGTGGCGATGCGCCCCGGGAACCCGACCCTGAAGCGTGAGGTGTGCTCGGCGCTGCGGGAAATCCTGACCGGCAAGGTCTGGGAGGGCATCTACCGGAAGAACCTCTCCGGCCTGCTGGGCGACGACACCCCGCCGGGGCGACCGGATCTGACGGAATGTTAGATCCGCTCGCCCGGGCGGGACGGCGCCCCGGTGGACCGCTTCGTCGCCTCACCGCCTCGCCGCCTCGCCGCCGTGGGGCCGGCACCGGATGGTCAGGCCAGGTCGAGGAAACTCCACCGGGCGTCCGGCTGGGCACCGCTCAGCCACTTGCCGCAGTTCTGGAGCACGACCGGGCTCGACGTGATGTGCTGCGTGCCCGTGGCGAGGTCGCGCAGGAAGCGGTCGACCGGGCCGCGGCGGATCGCCGCCGAGCCGGCCCAGCGGTGCACGGTGCGGCCCACCTCGTGCACGGTCGTGGTGGTGTGATTGAGCACGAGCCGGATCAGGGTGTCCTGCTCCGTACTGGGCAACTCGCCCTTGTCCAGGGTTTGTTCGACGTCCTGCCACACCTCGTTCACCCAGGCACGGGCCGCCCGCAGCCCGGCTTCGGCCGTCGCGAACTCGGCGTGGAACTGTGAGGTGTCGACTGCGGCGCCCCGCGAACCGGTCCGCGCCGCGGCGACCTTCTTCATCTCGTCCAAGAGCCGCCGGCCGACGCCGAGGGCCCACCCCGTGTGGCCGATGGCGGACATGTTGACCAGGCCGAGGCGGTAGACGGCGCCGCCGTTGACCGGGGTGTCGGTCGTCGCGACATAGGTGTACTCGCTCGGGACGTACACGTCGGTGCAGTGGTAGTCGATGCTGTGCGTCGCGCGCAGCCCGAGCACGTCCCAGTTGCCGTCCAGGGTCACCTGCGACTTCGGCATCGCGAGGACCCGCAGCTCACCGGTGCCCTCGACCAGGATCGCGCTGTGGATGTGGGTGGCGTGCGCCATCCCGGAGGCGAACTGCCACTGGCCGCTGACCCGGTAGCCGCCCTCCACGGGCACCGCCCGGCCCGGGCGCGTGCCGTGCCCGGACAGCAGCGCGTACTTCCCGTTCGGCACGTCCGGGAACAGTTCGGCCGCCGCGTCCTCGGCGAGATACGCCGCGGTGGTCCCGGTCATGAGCTGCAGCGCGAACATGGTCCACCCGGCCGAGGCGTCGTGATAGCTCGCCCGCTCCGCCGTCTCGATCAGCTGCCGCGGCGCGAACTCGTACCCGCCGAGGCTCAGCGGCAACTCGGCCCGCACGATCCCGGTGTCGAGCAGCGCCCGCGCCGTGTCCTCCGGCAGCCTCCCCAACTCCTCGGCGGCATCGGCCCGTTCGTCCAGCATCCCGCCGAGCGCGTCGATCCGCTCGAGCACCCCCGCCAGCTCCGTACTGACATGCAGTCGGCTCTTGTCCCCCATGGAATTCCTCTCCCTGTGGTCGGTTTTCCGATCGTCCCACGGGTGTTCCGCACACCTGCCCGGTCCGGACAGCTCTCCAGGAAGCGCGCGGGGCGGTGTGCCCGTACTGTTGTTGGTCGGCTACTGCGCGTGTCACTGGTCCCAGTCGCTGAGCACAACATGTCGACATCCGCTCGGTTCGTGGCGCTCGGTTACACGCCCGAGCCTGATGTGCTCGTGGTGCACGCGGGTGCACTTGGTCCCGGTGATGCCTTCGTCGACCAGAAGCACGTCCACTTCGTGGCCGAGAGTGTGTCCCGCTCGACGGTCGGGCAGACTACGGGCGCAAGCTCAATCAGTACGCGGCGCGCGGGATCCCGACGTACCTGATCGTCGATGTGCTGACCGGAGAGTGTGTGCTCTACCAGGCCCCGAAGGGCGACGAATACACCTCGGCGGTGCCGTACCGGTTCGGTGAGGAGATCGGGTTCTCCCTCGCGGGAGTTGCGGTGACGGTGCGCACCGACTTCAAGAAGATTCGCTGACGTCTGCGAAGTCGGCGTTTTCCCCTCGCCTCGCCGTGCTTGGGTGGGGCGGGCCGCCTCTGCGACGATGCCGGAGAAGCAACCTTCCAGCGCTGTCAGACGATTCCCAGATCCACCGTGACGGAGAAGGGCGCGGCGGCCTTGATCACGCCGGTGAACATCTCACTGTCCCTGTAGGCCTTGGTGGCAGGGTCGAGAACATAGGTGTAGACGATCGGGACGCCAGTGGCGGTCTGTTCGATGCGCCAATAAAAGGGAATGCCGGCTCTGGCGTACTGATCCACCTTCACGATCCGGTCGGTGGTCTCCGAGCCCGGCGACACGACCTCGACCACAAGGAGCACATGCTCTGGACGGGTGGGCGTGAGGTCGATGGTGTCAGCCCGGTACACGGTGACATCCGGACGACGGTTGGTGAGCGGCACGTCCTGCAAACGGACGTCGAAGTCCGTGTCGGCATTCCAGTCCGGACCCGCGGCAGCGTCCAGCGCATTGGCCAGGATTCGGGCCAGCCGGTTGTGCCGCTTGGAGGCGCTCGGGATCACGACGACCATCCCGTCCACGATCTCAATGCCGGCGCACTGCTCCTCGGACCAGGAGTCGTACTGCTCCGCGCTGATCTGTGAATGCATCCACGCGGGTGCGACCATCTCGGCGGTCATGGCGTACCTCCTTCGAGGACGTTCGTCAGTTCCGGCGCTCCTCGGCTCAGCGTACTGTCCTCCGCGGGCGAGGCACCGGATCCGGCGAGCGCGCGCAGTGGCCGCACCTGAGGCAGGCGTCCGAGAGGGCTGCCGCCCCGCACGGGCGGCCCGTCGGGCAAGTGGCCATGTGAGAGGCTGGATCGCATGAACCGGTTGGCTGGCGTGACCTCGCCCTACCTCCTTCAGCACGCTGACAATCCGGTCGACTGGTGGCCCTGGACGCCGGAGGCCTTCGAGGAAGCAAGGCGGCGCAATGTGCCCGTGCTGCTGTCGGTCGGCTACTCCGCCTGCCACTGGTGCCACGTGATGGCCCACGAGAGCTTCGAGGACGACGTCACCGCCGCCTATCTCAACGAGCACTTCGTGAGCGTCAAGGTGGACCGCGAGGAGCGGCCCGACGTGGACGCCGTGTACATGGAGGCCGTGCAGGCGGCCACCGGGCAGGGCGGCTGGCCGATGACCGTCTTCCTGACTCCCGACGCCGAACCGTTCTACTTCGGCACCTACTTCCCGCCCGAGCCGCGGCACGGCATGCCCGGATTCGGGCAGGTGCTCGAAGGGGTGCAGAAGGCGTGGGCCACGCGGCGCGAGGAGGTGGGCGAGGTCGCCGCGAAGATCGTGCACGATCTGTCCGAGCGGGACGTGTCCTACGGCGACGGCAGTGCGCCCGGGCCCGAGGAGCAGGCCGCCGCGCTGCTCGCGCTGACCCGCGACTACGACGCGGGGCACGGCGGCTTCGGCGGGGCGCCCAAGTTCCCGCCGTCCATGGTGATCGAGTTCCTGCTGCGTCATCACGCGCGTACCGGTTCCGAGGGTGCGCTGCAGATGGCGCTGGACACCTGTGAGCGGATGGCCAGGGGCGGTATCTACGACCAACTCGGCGGCGGGTTCGCGCGTTACAGCGTCGACCGTGAATGGGTCGTGCCGCACTTCGAGAAGATGCTCTACGACAACGCGCTGCTCTGCCGGGCCTACGCGCACCTGTGGCGGGCCACCGGCTCGCAGCTCGCGCGCCGCGTCGCCCTGGAGACCGCCGACTTCATGGTCCGTGAACTGCGCACCGCCGAGGGCGGGTTCGCCTCCGCTCTGGACGCGGACAGCGAGCCTCCGCTCGGCCCCGGTGCGGGCGACGAACCCGAGGGAGAGCGCCCGCACGAGGAGGGCGTCTACTACGTATGGACGCCCAAGCAGCTGCGCGACGTCCTCGGGGACAAGGACGCGGTGTTCGCGGCCGAGTACTTCGGGGTGACCGTGCAGGGCACCTTCAGCGAGGGCGGCAAGGGAGCCTCGGTGCTCCAACTTCCGCTCAAGGACGGGCTGGTGGCCGAGGCGGGGCAGATCGAGTCGATCCGGTCGCGGCTGCTCGCGGCGCGCGCCGAGCGCCCGGCGCCGGGCCGCGACGACAAGGTGGTCGCCGCCTGGAACGGCCTGGCGATCGCCGCCCTCGCCGAGACCGGCGCCTACTTCGACCGCCCCGACCTGGTGGAGGCCGCACTCGGCGCCGCCGACCTGCTCGTACGGGTCCATCTGGACGAGCACGCGCGGCTCACCCGTACCTCCAAGGACGGCCGGACGGGCGCCAACTCCGGTGTCCTGGAGGACTACGGGGACGTCGCCGAGGGGTTCCTCGCGCTGGCGGCGGTCACGGGGGAGGGGGTCTGGCTGGAGTTCGCCGGGTTCCTCCTCGACCACGTACTGATCCAGTTCACCGACCCCGACACCGGGGCGCTGTTCGACACGGCCGCCGACGCCGAGTCACTGATCCGCCGCCCGCAGGACCCGACGGACAACGCCACGCCCTCGGGCTGGAGCGCCGCCGCCGGGGCCCTGCTCGGCTATGCCGCGCACACCGGGTCCGAGGCCCATCGCACCGCCGCCGAGCGGGCGCTCTCAGTGGTGAAGTCGCTCGGCCCGCGCGTACCGCGGTTCATCGGGCAGGGGCTCGCGGTCGCCGAGGCGCTGCTCGACGGGCCGCGCGAGATCGCCGTGGTGGGCGGCGCGGGCGGCGAGTTGCACCGGGCGGCACTGCTCGCCACCGCGCCCGGCGCTGTCGTCGCCGCGGGCGGCCCCGACAGCGAGGAGTTCCCGCTGCTCGCGGACCGTCCGCTCGTCGACTCGGCCCCCACCGCGTACGTCTGCCACCACTTCGTCTGTACGGCGCCCACCACCCGGGCGGCCGAGCTCGCGGACCAAGTGGGCGTACGTCAGGGCGCGTTGGGCTGACGCGTTCTGGACCGTGCCGCCAACTCCCCCTCTAAGGTGGTCGGTTCGCGCCGCTTTCGGTGATCAAGACCGGATGCGGCGCGAGCGGACCATCACGGGAAGGAAGCGCGGAAGCTGTGGCCACGCACGAGGAACTCATATCCCTGTACAGCGAGGACGGCGTGATCCTCCTGGACGAGGCGGCCTCGAAGGCGCGGGGCCTGCCCGACGAGGAGGCGGCACAGCTCGCCCGGACCGGACTGCCGACCTTCGTGGACGTGCTGTTCACGCTGAAGG
This is a stretch of genomic DNA from Streptomyces sp. NA04227. It encodes these proteins:
- a CDS encoding serine/threonine-protein kinase, with translation MHSQDGAGGGAADGADEGPDAGRAGDDPRRADSGEPQEWPWTPPRAAEPSPGRAQLVIEGRYELLEPIGSGGMGEVWKAHDRRLRRFVAVKGLLDRTAMTSGSQAAAMQRARREAEAIAKIEHQNVVTVHDQVETENQVWIVMKLLEARSLADLLGAERTLAEPKAADIGLQVLQGLRAVHAASVVHRDVKPGNVLVRDDGLAILVDFGIATFEGAAQVTRSGSVIGTPAYLAPELFAPGSAGPNAASDLWALGITLYELVKGRVPFGGGEVWEVQENIRQSPDPDLQGAWLLAPVIQGLLITDPAERLDASTAEVMLREVLAASPTRQAVQAAAAVRPPRTASEPDPGPASEAPGSVEADPDPDASAPAPATPSGKRSPRRRGPWIAAAAALCAALLATTGWLVAKDEKSDAPWKSEHSQLLIGAKKDQPGLSFYDAKTKTWSGYDIDLAYAIGEAMGYERDEVRFFDVTTQNRDDQLWNRDVHLVIASYSITDDRKKGVGDAFPVDFAGPYYAASGGFLVREKSSHAPIRNPGDLIRGHREVCTADDSTYKEDLPREGYTVTKPLPATYQECLDELLDKRSPVYAVASDDVILAGYVKQNPGRVKRLVSTGGSEEYGVAMRPGNPTLKREVCSALREILTGKVWEGIYRKNLSGLLGDDTPPGRPDLTEC
- a CDS encoding acyl-CoA dehydrogenase family protein; amino-acid sequence: MGDKSRLHVSTELAGVLERIDALGGMLDERADAAEELGRLPEDTARALLDTGIVRAELPLSLGGYEFAPRQLIETAERASYHDASAGWTMFALQLMTGTTAAYLAEDAAAELFPDVPNGKYALLSGHGTRPGRAVPVEGGYRVSGQWQFASGMAHATHIHSAILVEGTGELRVLAMPKSQVTLDGNWDVLGLRATHSIDYHCTDVYVPSEYTYVATTDTPVNGGAVYRLGLVNMSAIGHTGWALGVGRRLLDEMKKVAAARTGSRGAAVDTSQFHAEFATAEAGLRAARAWVNEVWQDVEQTLDKGELPSTEQDTLIRLVLNHTTTTVHEVGRTVHRWAGSAAIRRGPVDRFLRDLATGTQHITSSPVVLQNCGKWLSGAQPDARWSFLDLA
- a CDS encoding Uma2 family endonuclease; translated protein: MTAEMVAPAWMHSQISAEQYDSWSEEQCAGIEIVDGMVVVIPSASKRHNRLARILANALDAAAGPDWNADTDFDVRLQDVPLTNRRPDVTVYRADTIDLTPTRPEHVLLVVEVVSPGSETTDRIVKVDQYARAGIPFYWRIEQTATGVPIVYTYVLDPATKAYRDSEMFTGVIKAAAPFSVTVDLGIV
- a CDS encoding thioredoxin domain-containing protein — translated: MNRLAGVTSPYLLQHADNPVDWWPWTPEAFEEARRRNVPVLLSVGYSACHWCHVMAHESFEDDVTAAYLNEHFVSVKVDREERPDVDAVYMEAVQAATGQGGWPMTVFLTPDAEPFYFGTYFPPEPRHGMPGFGQVLEGVQKAWATRREEVGEVAAKIVHDLSERDVSYGDGSAPGPEEQAAALLALTRDYDAGHGGFGGAPKFPPSMVIEFLLRHHARTGSEGALQMALDTCERMARGGIYDQLGGGFARYSVDREWVVPHFEKMLYDNALLCRAYAHLWRATGSQLARRVALETADFMVRELRTAEGGFASALDADSEPPLGPGAGDEPEGERPHEEGVYYVWTPKQLRDVLGDKDAVFAAEYFGVTVQGTFSEGGKGASVLQLPLKDGLVAEAGQIESIRSRLLAARAERPAPGRDDKVVAAWNGLAIAALAETGAYFDRPDLVEAALGAADLLVRVHLDEHARLTRTSKDGRTGANSGVLEDYGDVAEGFLALAAVTGEGVWLEFAGFLLDHVLIQFTDPDTGALFDTAADAESLIRRPQDPTDNATPSGWSAAAGALLGYAAHTGSEAHRTAAERALSVVKSLGPRVPRFIGQGLAVAEALLDGPREIAVVGGAGGELHRAALLATAPGAVVAAGGPDSEEFPLLADRPLVDSAPTAYVCHHFVCTAPTTRAAELADQVGVRQGALG